In Deltaproteobacteria bacterium, the DNA window GCCCCATCCGTCCCTCTGCGCCCGGGCTCTCTTCCCCCCCCATCGGTATCGGATCCGGGAGCGGCTCCGTGCACGGCGGGCGCCGAGCCGTGCGCGTTCACGCTCGCCGGCGCGGGCCGGTCGGCCGCGCGCCGCGGAGCGGCAGGCTCGACCGTCCCCTCGACGGCGTCGCCCTCCTGGTCTTGACTCGCCGCCGCCGTGCAAGGCTCGCCCTGCGCCGCAACCACCGGGGCGCCGCCGGTCGCCTTCGCATCCGGGCACGAGTCATCCGGCTCGACAGCGGGCACCGTCGCCGTGCGGCGCGACACCGGCGCGCGCTCCCCGGCGGGCTCCCGTGCGCTCGCCGGCGCCGGGCGGCCGGTCGCTTCGGCCACTTCCGGCAGAGCCGGGGCAGGGGTCTCCGTCGCCGCGGTCGTCTCGGCCGCCCCTCCAGCCACCGCCGCGCTCGCGGACGGTGAGCCGTCAACCGGGGCGGCAGCGTCGGGAGCCTGCACCGCGCCCGCACACCCGTCACCCACTGCCGCAGGAGCTGTCGTGGTCGCAGCCGCCGCCTCGACGGGCACAGTGCTGGGCACGGCCGAGGGCGACACGAGCGCGGCTGCCGCCGCGGCCCCGGCGAGCGAAAGGACCTGCTGGTCCGCCCCGGGCGCCGAATGATCGTCGGGAGGCTCAGCAGCCGCCGGCCGATCGGTCCCCGACGCGGCCGCGAACAGCGCGGCGAAGCTCGCCTCCAGCGTGCCGGCGGCCCCGGCCGCTCCCGGAAGCCCCGTCGGAGCGCCCGCCCCGAGGAGCGCCTGCAGAATCGCCGCGACGTCCATCGTGGAGAACGCGGGAGCAAGCGAGGTGCCACGGCACCGGCCCCGCGCTGCGGACCTCGTCACGGGCGCCGGCCGGCAAGGTTCGACCGGCCGGGCACAAACGGCCGGGGCGCTACGAGCCGGCGGCCAGCGCCTTGGTGAGCGCCACGGCCCGGTCGCGGTTCATCGCCGCGAGGATGGCGCCGATCTGCTTCTCCTTCATGCGGGCGAGGATCGCCTTGGCCGTGGCATCGTCGAGGCGATCGAGGATCGGGGCCGCCTCCTCCGCCTTCATCGACTCGTAGATCTTGGTGACTCCCACGGCCACGCCCGCATCGAGCGCCGGCGCCGGCGCCCCGGCCTCGACCGCCGCCGGTGCCGCGCCTTTGCCGACCAGCCCTTCGAGACGCGCGACCTCCTCGGCCACCGTCTTCTCGAGGGCGTCGAGGGCCGCCGTGCGGGCCTTGATGGCCTGCTCGCGCTCGTCGAGCTCGGCACCGCGCTGGCGGACCGCGTCGAGGAGGTCGCGAAAGCCACGGCTCCGCGCGAGCAGGTCACCGGGCACGATGGCGCTTGCGCTCTCCGCCGCCTCCGGCGCCTTCGCCGGGCGCTCGGCGTGCGCCACGCTGTCCCACCACCAGAGGCCCAGCACCATCACCTTGAAGCCGAGCCCGATGAGCACGAGTCCCTTGATCACGCGCATGGCTACCTCCGTGCCAGATCGTCCAGCAACGCCGCCGCGGCCTTCTCCTCGGCCAGCCGATGTCGTTCCTCCGCCCGCTCGCGCAGCCGCTCGAGCTGCCGCTCCTCGCGCCGCCGCTCGACGAGCGCGCTACGGCAACGGCCGAGGTCGTCCGCGAGGCGGGCGCTGTCCTCGACGAGCGCGGCCTCGCTGAGGGCCATGCCCTGCTCGTAGGCCCGGAAGCGCGCGAGCTCGGCGCCGGTGAGACCGGACGCGGCCGCCCCCTCCTCCGCGCCGCGCACCGCTGCCTGTGCGGCGCGCGCGGCGGCGACGCGCTCACGGGCGGCGGCGAGCGTCGCGGCGGCCGCGCGCATCTCCTCTTGCGCCCGCTCGCGGAGCCGGGTGCGCAGGCCGAGCACGCGGGCCAGGCGGAAGGGGGCCGCCATCACTCGCCCGCGAGGCCCGCCAGCGCCGCCACGCTCTCCTCGAACGAGGCGCGCTGGTCGAGGGGCTGGCGCAGGAAGGCCGCAATCAGCGGCCGCCAGGCGATGGCCTCGTCGATCGCCTGGCTCGAGCCCCGGGCATACGCCCCGATCTGGATCAGGTCCTCGGCCTCGCGGTGGGTCGCGAGCCACGCGCGCACGCGGCCGGCCTGCGCCTGCTGATCCGCTCCGACCACGTCGATCATGGTCCGCGACAGGCTCGCGAGCACGTCGACGGCGGGATAGTGCCCCTCGCTCGCCAGCCGGCGGGAGAGGACGACGTGCCCGTCGAGCAGCGAGCGCGCGGCGTCCGCGACCGGCTCGTTCAGGTCGTCGCCCTCGACGAGCACCGTGTAGAGCCCCGTGATGCTGCCCTCGGGTCCTTGCCCGGCGCGCTCGAGGAGCCGCGGCAGGACGGCGAA includes these proteins:
- the fliJ gene encoding flagellar export protein FliJ, which codes for MAAPFRLARVLGLRTRLRERAQEEMRAAAATLAAARERVAAARAAQAAVRGAEEGAAASGLTGAELARFRAYEQGMALSEAALVEDSARLADDLGRCRSALVERRREERQLERLRERAEERHRLAEEKAAAALLDDLARR